One Rosa chinensis cultivar Old Blush chromosome 3, RchiOBHm-V2, whole genome shotgun sequence DNA window includes the following coding sequences:
- the LOC112195218 gene encoding perakine reductase isoform X4: protein MAEQKEVQIPKVKLGTQGFEVSKLGFGCMGLTFAKYPGVEEDGISIIKHAFSKEITFFDTSDIYGTDHANEILVGKALKQLPREKVQLASKFGVVSLGPRLVVKGTPEYVRSCCEASLKRLGVDYIDLYYYHRIDQTVPIEETMTELKKLVEEGKIKYIGLSEASPDTIRRAHAVHPITAIQMEWSLWTRDIEEEIIPLCRERGIGIVPYSPLGRGFFAGKAVLESLDPHVHAAAHPRLTGENLEKNRHIYHAIERLATKHHCSPAQLALSWVLHQGDDVVPIPGTTKIKNLDTNIGSLSLNLKEDDLKEISDAVPLDQVAGDKTFEFASHVQWKFANTPQKTTN from the exons ATGGCTGAACAGAAGGAAGTACAGATCCCAAAGGTTAAACTTGGAACTCAAGGATTTGAG GTTTCAAAATTGGGGTTTGGATGCATGGGTTTGACTTTTGCCAAGTATCCTGGTGTTGAAGAGGATGGAATCTCCATTATAAAGCATGCCTTCAGTAAAGAAATCACTTTCTTTGACACATCTGATATATATGGAACTGATCATGCCAATGAAATTCTTGTTGGCAAG GCCTTGAAGCAGTTGCCAAGAGAAAAGGTTCAATTAGCCTCAAAGTTTGGTGTTGTAAGCTTAGGACCTCGTTTGGTGGTAAAGGGAACTCCGGAGTATGTCCGATCATGCTGCGAGGCTAGCTTGAAGCGTCTTGGTGTCGACTACATTGATCTCTACTATTATCACCGCATTGACCAAACGGTGCCAATAGAGGAAACT ATGACTGAGCTGAAGAAACTTGTGGAAGAAGGAAAGATTAAGTACATTGGGTTATCTGAAGCCAGTCCAGACACAATAAGGAGAGCACATGCAGTTCATCCCATCACAGCTATACAAATGGAGTGGTCACTTTGGACTCGTGATATTGAAGAAGAGATTATTCCACTCTGCAG GGAGCGAGGCATTGGAATAGTTCCATATAGTCCTCTTGGTCGTGGTTTTTTTGCAGGCAAAGCAGTTCTCGAAAGTTTGGATCCACATGTTCATGCG GCTGCACATCCTCGGCTCACTGGAGAGAACTTGGAGAAGAATAGACACATATACCATGCAATAGAACGCCTTGCTACAAAGCACCATTGCTCTCCTGCTCAACTAGCACTGTCGTGGGTTCTCCACCAAGGCGATGACGTTGTACCAATCCCCG GGACAACAAAGATTAAGAACTTGGATACCAACATTGGCTCCTTGAGTCTCAATCTCAAGGAAGACGACCTTAAAGAAATCTCTGATGCTGTTCCACTCGACCAAGTAGCTGGTGATAAGACTTTTGAATTTGCGAGTCATGTGCAATGGAAATTCGCCAACACCCCTCAAAAGACTACGAATTAG
- the LOC112195220 gene encoding LOW QUALITY PROTEIN: perakine reductase (The sequence of the model RefSeq protein was modified relative to this genomic sequence to represent the inferred CDS: substituted 1 base at 1 genomic stop codon) produces the protein MAEQKEIQIPKVKLGTQGLEVSKLGFGCMGLTFAKYPGVEEDGISIIKHAFSKGITFFDTSDIYGTDHANEILVGKALKQLPREKVQLASKFGVVSXGPPRLVANGTPEYARSCCEASLKRLGVDYIDLYYYHRIDQTVPIEETMAELKKLVEEGKIKYIGLSEASPDTIRRAHAVHPITAIQMEWSLWTRDIEEEIIPLCRKRGIGIVPYSPLGRGFFAGKAVVESLDPNVLAATHPRLTGENLEKNRNIYHAIERLATKHYCSPAQLALSWVLHQGDDVVPIPGTTKIKNLDTNIGSLSLNLNEDDLKEISDAVPLDQVAGDKSFESTSHVQWKFANTPPKTLN, from the exons ATGGCTGAACAGAAGGAAATACAGATCCCAAAGGTTAAACTTGGAACTCAAGGGTTGGAG GTTTCAAAATTGGGGTTTGGATGCATGGGTTTGACTTTTGCCAAGTATCCTGGTGTTGAAGAGGATGGAATCTCCATTATAAAGCATGCCTTCAGCAAAGGAATCACGTTCTTTGACACATCTGATATATATGGAACTGATCATGCCAATGAAATTCTTGTTGGCAAG gcCTTGAAGCAGTTGCCAAGAGAGAAGGTTCAATTAGCCTCGAAGTTTGGTGTTGTAAGCTGAGGACCTCCTCGTCTGGTGGCAAATGGAACTCCGGAGTATGCCCGGTCATGTTGCGAGGCTAGCTTGAAGCGTCTTGGTGTCGACTACATTGATCTCTACTATTATCACCGCATCGACCAAACGGTGCCAATAGAGGAAACT ATGGCTGAGCTGAAGAAACTTGTGGAAGAAGGAAAGATCAAGTACATTGGGTTATCCGAAGCTAGTCCAGACACAATAAGGAGAGCGCATGCAGTTCATCCCATCACAGCTATACAAATGGAGTGGTCACTTTGGACTCGTGATATTGAAGAAGAGATTATTCCACTTTGCAG GAAGCGTGGCATTGGAATAGTTCCATATAGTCCTCTGGGTCGTGGTTTTTTCGCAGGCAAAGCAGTTGTCGAAAGTTTGGATCCAAATGTTCTTGCG GCCACACATCCTCGGCTCACTGGAGAGAACTTGGAGAAGAACAGAAACATATACCATGCAATAGAACGCCTTGCTACAAAGCACTATTGCTCTCCTGCTCAACTAGCACTGTCGTGGGTTCTCCACCAAGGCGATGACGTTGTACCAATCCCCG GGACAACAAAGATTAAGAACTTGGATACCAACATTGGCTCCTTAAGTCTAAATCTCAATGAAGACGACCTCAAAGAAATCTCTGATGCTGTTCCACTCGACCAAGTAGCTGGTGATAAGAGTTTTGAAAGCACGAGTCATGTGCAATGGAAATTCGCCAACACTCCTCCAAAGACTCTGAATTAG
- the LOC112195434 gene encoding protein ECERIFERUM 2: MMKQNQSNRVAVRSKLTAVSSRPVNPGTIHSFTGLDHAMALHSVHVIFYYKEKLFSYFDLDPFRVCLSEILSLYPPVTGRIVRREVDGEWEVKCNDAGVRVVKATVATTLDEWLGSADGAEERLLTAWDDMPHDDPSSWSPYRIQINEFEGGGVAIGLSCSHMQADPTCATLLIKSWAETHRRGPVVHPPSFDDLLDSPLTRGLNIHNTNTKSSCSYYEAKSMAAHTPLVLKKMGTATFKFSNEVIKQNLLEIHQTCPVATPFDLMAALFWARIARLKHPKSESKHSLSICVDFRKKLQLSFGHYGNALHFSLLSLLDVEEKEDLGDVVGAVHRHVSSQGEGEFWSALDWFESRKEEGGQSGAPFRMYGPELTCMSMEHMVDFPGITRNKPLMYTAVFDKENRPVHVSYHVGNVEGEGLIMVMPSPEGGMARMVTVTLPEEELEQLCQDEAILSLNPIMVISGTRKA, from the exons ATGATGAAGCAGAACCAGAGCAACCGGGTGGCTGTCCGGTCAAAGCTAACGGCAGTATCCAGCAGGCCGGTGAACCCGGGTACGATCCATTCTTTCACGGGTCTGGACCATGCAATGGCCCTGCACAGCGTTCACGTGATATTCTACTACAAGGAGAAGCTGTTTTCATATTTTGACTTGGACCCGTTTCGGGTGTGTCTCTCGGAGATCCTATCACTTTACCCGCCGGTGACGGGTAGGATAGTCCGGAGAGAGGTCGACGGTGAGTGGGAGGTCAAGTGTAACGATGCCGGTGTTAGGGTGGTGAAGGCCACGGTGGCGACAACACTTGATGAGTGGCTGGGATCTGCTGATGGGGCGGAGGAGAGGTTGTTGACGGCGTGGGATGATATGCCTCATGATGATCCTAGTTCATGGTCGCCGTATAGAATCCAG ATAAACGAATTTGAAGGAGGAGGAGTAGCCATTGGACTAAGTTGCTCTCACATGCAAGCAGACCCAACTTGTGCGACCCTACTCATCAAGTCATGGGCCGAGACTCACCGTCGGGGGCCCGTCGTACACCCGCCTTCCTTTGATGACTTATTGGACTCGCCACTCACTCGCGGACTCAACATTcacaacacaaacacaaagtcaTCATGCTCTTATTACGAAGCCAAGTCCATGGCAGCACATACCCCATTAGTACTGAAGAAAATGGGCACAGCCACTTTCAAATTTTCCAATGAAGTGATCAAGCAAAACCTCTTAGAAATCCACCAAACATGCCCTGTTGCAACCCCGTTTGATTTGATGGCCGCACTCTTTTGGGCACGCATTGCTCGCTTGAAGCACCCAAAAAGTGAAAGCAAGCACTCCCTCTCCATTTGTGTTGACTTCAGGAAGAAGCTGCAGCTCTCTTTTGGGCACTATGGCAATGCCTTGCATTTTTCGTTGCTTTCATTACTTGATGTGGAAGAAAAGGAAGACTTGGGAGATGTGGTCGGAGCCGTGCATCGCCATGTGTCGAGTCAGGGGGAGGGAGAGTTTTGGTCTGCTTTAGACTGGTTTGAATCAAGAAAGGAAGAGGGAGGTCAGTCTGGGGCACCTTTTAGAATGTATGGCCCTGAGTTGACATGTATGAGCATGGAGCATATGGTTGACTTTCCTGGGATTACTAGGAATAAGCCGTTGATGTATACAGCTGTGTTTGATAAGGAGAACAGGCCCGTACACGTGTCATATCATGTTGGAAATGTGGAAGGGGAAGGTTTGATAATGGTGATGCCATCTCCAGAAGGAGGCATGGCGAGGATGGTTACGGTCACATTGCCGGAGGAGGAACTAGAGCAGTTATGTCAGGATGAAGCTATTTTGAGCTTAAACCCAATAATGGTCATAAGTGGGACGAGAAAAGCATAA
- the LOC112192315 gene encoding peptide-N(4)-(N-acetyl-beta-glucosaminyl)asparagine amidase: MVARSFQVRHNDSDFTVVYDTDDGLEVLKYQLFSLTSVPPDEQKIIGADDDRVVSDDSDLVAISEKLRLISISEEEPESTAGNEELLKSDEELARMLQAEEEALMYQQYAVPEDNGAFEQRVRPYVSQVLLYETEVRQEAARKTVPVEQLEEKALVSLAKEGNLTPSKNEQDHAFLLQLLFWFKQSFRWVNEPPCDGCGKKTISVGMDVALLHQGSRVEVYRCNSCPAETRFPRYNDPLKLLETRRGRCGEWANCFTLYCRAFGYESRLILDFTDHVWTECFSESLERWMHLDPCEGVYDKPLLYESGWNKKLNYVLAIGKDGVCDVTKRYTRKWHEVLSRRNIIAEPALSSVLANITKECRRGFTSQVRSALEDRDEKERQQLERDLHSTDDASTSLPGRRSGDKEWRKSRMEDGSDESFSLTGSSCPLRQCVDEHVTKIYNGFFPILSQLVNEGFPKSRAVEVLEILKEILINLKKSPFKTRRVSIDSVPNISQSVVQQLLPSFTELLSALSLSSKADTDGRVDIYLAGPPVKTSMALPVTFHALDVTIRSLKSCENFVKDSLCLPLLKLHRIHSGVVRASGEEIPFGIATSAFDGTRMSKWEEPNGAEGCWIIYKVSDNQMHELVAYELMSANDAPERDPMDWVVEGSNDGGSSWHVLDKQTSQLFDSRFQCRTFKVSSEGFLSNAFRFRFLRVRDIQSNSRLQLGSIDFYSRSS; encoded by the exons ATGGTGGCTCGGAGCTTCCAGGTCCGCCACAACGACTCCGATTTCACCGTCGTCTACGACACCGACGACGGCCTCGAA GTTCTGAAATACCAGCTCTTCTCTCTCACGTCTGTACCTCCTGATGAGCAAAAG ATCATCGGAGCCGACGACGATCGCGTCGTTTCGGATGATTCGGACCTGGTTGCGATCTCCGAGAAGCTCCGGTTGATTTCGATCAGCGAAGAGGAACCGGAATCGACGGCCGGGAATGAGGAATTGCTGAAATCCGATGAGGAATTGGCCAGAATGTTGCAG gCGGAGGAGGAGGCGCTTATGTATCAGCAATACGCTGTTCCTGAAGATAATGGAGCATTTGAGCAAAGAGTGCGGCCTTATGTCAGTCAAGTTCTTCTG TATGAGACCGAGGTACGCCAGGAGGCTGCTAGGAAAACAGTCCCTGTAGAACAGCTTGAGGAGAAGGCATTGGTCAGTTTGGCCAAG GAGGGGAACTTAACTCCGTCAAAGAATGAACAAGATCATGCGTTCCTGCTGCAGCTGCTTTTCTGGTTCAAACAATCCTTCAG GTGGGTTAATGAACCTCCCTGTGATGGTTGCGGCAAGAAAACCATCAGTGTTGGCATGGATGTTGCACTTCTTCATCAAGGTTCTCGAGTTGAAGTTTATAG ATGCAATTCTTGCCCAGCAGAGACTCGTTTCCCACGCTACAATGATCCACTAAAG CTTCTGGAAACAAGAAGGGGTCGTTGTGGGGAATGGGCAAATTGCTTCACACTTTATTGCCGAGCTTTTGGGTATGAATCACGCCTG aTCCTGGATTTCACAGATCATGTTTGGACAGAGTGCTTCTCAGAATCTTTAGAAAG atggatgcatcttgatcctTGTGAAGGAGTGTATGACAAACCACTGTTATATGAAAGCGG GTGgaataagaaattaaattaTGTACTTGCCATTGGGAAGGATGGAGTATGTGATGTAACTAAACGCTACACAAGGAAGTGGCATGAG GTTCTTTCTCGACGTAACATTATTGCAGAGCCTGCACTGTCATCTGTGCTTGCTAATATAACAAAAGAATGTCGGAGAGGCTTTACTTCTCAAGTGCGTTCTGCACTTGAAGACCGTGATGAGAAGGAAAGACAACAACTTGAGAGAGATTTACATTCTACAGATGATGCCTCAACCTCATTACCTGGAAGACGAAGTGGGGACAAGGAATGGCGCAAGTCAAGAATGGAAGATGGGTCTGATGAGAGTTTCTCCTTAACTGGTTCTTCTTGTCCACTTCGTCAATGTGTGGACGAGCATGTGACAAAAATTTACAATGGTTTTTTTCCAATTCTTTCACAGTTGGTTAATGAAGGTTTTCCGAAGTCAAGGGCAGTTGAAGTACTGGAGATTCTTAAAGAAATTCTCATAAATCTAAAGAAATCCCCTTTTAAAACAAGGAGGGTGTCAATAGATTCAGTTCCAAATATCAGCCAGTCTGTTGTTCAGCAGCTGTTGCCCTCTTTCACCGAGTTACTCAGCGCTCTTTCATTGAGTAGCAAGGCAGATACTGATGGGAGGGTTGACATTTATTTGGCTGGACCTCCTGTTAAAACCTCTATGGCACTGCCTGTTACATTCCATGCTTTGGACGTCACGATCCGTAGTCTCAAGAGTTGTGAAAACTTTGTTAAAGATTCTCTGTGCTTGCCGCTTCTTAAGTTACACAGAATACATTCCGGTGTAGTCCGTGCAAGTGGAGAAGAAATTCCTTTTGGAATT GCCACATCAGCTTTTGATGGGACACGCATGTCCAAGTGGGAAGAACCAAATGGTGCAGAAG GTTGTTGGATCATTTATAAGGTATCGGATAACCAGATGCACGAACTGGTGGCATATGAGTTGATGTCAGCCAATGATGCACCTGAAAGAGATCCAATGGATTG GGTTGTCGAGGGAAGCAATGATGGGGGGTCAAGCTGGCATGTATTAGATAAACAAACTTCTCAACTATTCGACAGTCGTTTTCAGTGTAGAACATTTAAAGTTTCATCTGAAGGTTTCCTATCAAATGCTTTCAG GTTTAGATTTTTGCGGGTCCGTGATATTCAATCAAATTCTCGGCTGCAATTAGGTAGCATTGATTTCTATTCTAGAAGCAGTTAA
- the LOC112192316 gene encoding PITH domain-containing protein At3g04780 encodes MSAESASAIQRSQVDLMDFIDWSGVECLNQSTSHSVANALKQGYRDDDGLNLESDADEQLLIYIPFLQVIKLHSIVIKGPEEEGPKTVKLFSNKEHMGFSNVNDYPASDTVVLSPDHLKGKPVVLKYVKFQNVRSLTIFIEDNQSDSEITKVQKIGLVGTTVETTDMKGLKKIEDGH; translated from the exons ATGTCTGCGGAATCAGCCAGCGCAATTCAGAGAAGCCAA GTTGATCTGATGGACTTCATAGATTGGTCTGGGGTTGAATGCCTCAACCAAAGCACCAGTCACTCTGTTGCTAACGCTCTTAAGCAG GGATACAGAGACGATGATGGTTTGAATCTTGAGAGTGATGCGGATGAGCAGCTTCTGATCTACATTCCTTTTCTTCAAGTCATTAAGCTGCACTCTATTGTCATCAAAGGACCTGAAGAGGAAG GTCCCAAGACAGTGAAGCTTTTTTCAAATAAGGAGCACATGGGTTTCAG CAATGTCAATGACTACCCGGCAAGTGACACAGTTGTTTTATCGCCTGATCATCTAAAG GGAAAACCAGTTGTTTTGAAGTATGTCAAATTTCAAAATGTTCGCAG CTTGACAATTTTCATTGAGGATAATCAGTCTGACTCAGAGATCACAAAAGTTCAAAAGATTGGCCTGGTTGGAACAAC GGTGGAAACAACTGACATGAAGGGTTTGAAGAAGATTGAGGATGGCCACTGA
- the LOC112192525 gene encoding uncharacterized protein LOC112192525 has product MDIRNTCLACGSGAFRGVLVYCSKCKEYAQHGYCLGVSIDEYVRRGRIWYCEDCQEVKPAASFSTPDLDECESVDTGEVLQSTPPSAWTSSTPDGTNKNLKAKNTKKLKKKSQKKKSNQSGFVVKSVLETILEGNEEAEDEGAEINCDDGHKLGNDQEGNGLEKDQFDASDDTMEIDEDGDSTHVAAQPVAIPTWRGSLNILNKVNYKNLRNETISGLAAHLSSIACAKVLEESKFLKTQLVPDLVRRTDVWPKGYDMCGTSDRSIALYFFPDSETDEKDFNNLMGSMMQEDLAMRVDVEKAELLVFTSSMLPKKYQRVKSKMYLWGVFKEKY; this is encoded by the coding sequence ATGGATATTAGAAACACTTGCCTAGCTTGTGGTAGTGGAGCCTTTAGGGGAGTTCTGGTCTACTGTAGTAAGTGCAAGGAGTATGCACAGCATGGATATTGCCTTGGAGTGTCAATAGACGAGTATGTTCGTCGTGGGCGTATTTGGTACTGTGAAGATTGCCAAGAGGTGAAGCCAGCTGCCTCTTTTTCCACTCCTGATCTCGATGAATGTGAATCCGTGGATACCGGAGAAGTGCTGCAAAGCACTCCTCCTTCTGCCTGGACAAGTAGTACCCCTGATGGTACAAACAAGAACTTGAAGGCCAAGAACACCAAGAAGCTGAAAAAGAAGAGTCAGAAGAAGAAATCCAATCAATCTGGATTTGTGGTTAAAAGTGTATTAGAGACAATACTTGAAGGTAATGAAGAGGCTGAAGATGAGGGCGCCGAAATCAATTGTGATGATGGTCACAAGCTTGGTAATGATCAAGAAGGCAATGGTCTTGAAAAAGATCAATTTGATGCCTCCGATGACACCATGGAAATAGATGAAGATGGCGATTCTACTCATGTTGCTGCTCAACCGGTTGCTATTCCAACTTGGAGGGGAAGCCTAAACATATTGAACAAAGTTAACTACAAGAACTTGAGAAATGAAACTATTAGTGGACTTGCTGCTCATCTCTCAAGCATAGCCTGCGCTAAAGTGTTGGAGGAGTCGAAATTTCTGAAGACACAGCTTGTCCCAGATTTGGTTCGTAGGACGGATGTGTGGCCAAAAGGTTATGACATGTGTGGAACTAGTGATCGGAGTATTGCTCTTTATTTTTTCCCTGACAGCGAAACAGATGAGAAGGATTTCAACAACTTGATGGGTAGCATGATGCAGGAGGATCTCGCTATGAGAGTTGATGTCGAAAAAGCTGAGCTTTTGGTTTTCACTTCAAGCATGTTACCCAAGAAATATCAAAGAGTTAAGTCAAAGATGTATCTATGGGGAGTCTTCAAGGAAAAGTATTAA